From Virgibacillus ihumii, the proteins below share one genomic window:
- a CDS encoding DUF4178 domain-containing protein — MGLFSKIFSKNKKNEPLPEERTVLSIQIGDILTYDLVDYEVVGKITYRDGSYEWYGYQLLEGRDTIWLSAEMDDELELGIYKKIQLTLSKSFPKELTYESNTYHLEESGTARVVGEGRSANLNGTEMKYADYTDSDAAYNISLEDWGNEIEASFGYPVEPYEIKIMAGS, encoded by the coding sequence GTGGGTCTGTTTTCCAAAATTTTTTCCAAAAATAAAAAAAACGAACCATTGCCTGAAGAAAGAACGGTGCTATCGATACAGATTGGCGATATTTTAACTTATGATCTCGTCGATTATGAAGTGGTGGGGAAGATCACATACCGGGATGGAAGTTATGAATGGTACGGGTATCAGTTATTGGAAGGACGTGATACAATTTGGTTATCCGCAGAAATGGATGATGAGCTGGAGCTTGGCATTTACAAAAAAATTCAGTTGACATTATCCAAATCCTTTCCAAAAGAACTCACCTATGAAAGTAATACTTACCATTTAGAAGAATCAGGTACAGCAAGGGTTGTTGGAGAAGGAAGAAGTGCTAATTTAAATGGAACAGAAATGAAATATGCTGATTATACGGATTCAGATGCGGCGTATAACATCAGTTTGGAGGACTGGGGAAATGAGATTGAAGCAAGCTTTGGCTATCCAGTCGAACCATATGAGATTAAAATTATGGCAGGTTCATGA
- a CDS encoding DNA polymerase IV: MDYSLYPRHDVLCIDMRSFYASVEAMKLGLDPMKVMLAVVGDPNRSGSIVLAASPALKSKYGISNVSRFYELPKDPDIVIAPAHMADYLKVSTEITKLLNRYTPKEAIHVYSVDEVWVTLNGLEKLYGGSWQIAEKITQDIFDSFGITCSIGIGDNKFLAKVVMDLHAKQLGIAECRYEDVEKKLWPAPVEKIWGIGSRMKRNLNRMGIVNLGQIANFNLKYLKKHFGVMGEQLYWHAWGIDLSPVFGDFTKTKQKGFGHGISLLRDYSEEDISVCILDLCEEVCRRARSFNKVGKTIHLGISYSKETRGGFSRSQSIHLPTNVTKDIYQICMHLFQKFYDGESKIRHVYVTLDNLFDKEKIQLDLFEDRAKKNDVGYVMDAIRSKYGSTSILRASSYTDAGITIDRSKKIGGHYK; the protein is encoded by the coding sequence ATGGATTATTCTCTTTATCCGCGCCATGATGTGTTATGTATTGATATGCGCTCCTTTTATGCAAGTGTAGAAGCCATGAAGCTAGGATTGGATCCTATGAAAGTTATGTTAGCTGTTGTTGGTGATCCAAATAGATCGGGTAGCATTGTACTTGCAGCTTCTCCTGCTTTAAAAAGTAAATATGGAATTAGTAACGTTAGTCGCTTTTACGAACTTCCAAAGGATCCTGATATTGTCATCGCACCAGCGCATATGGCCGATTATTTAAAGGTATCTACTGAAATAACTAAATTACTCAATCGTTATACACCTAAAGAAGCTATTCACGTTTATTCTGTTGATGAAGTCTGGGTTACATTAAACGGACTAGAAAAATTATATGGTGGATCGTGGCAGATTGCGGAAAAAATAACACAGGATATTTTTGATTCATTTGGTATCACCTGCAGCATTGGGATTGGGGATAATAAATTTTTGGCAAAAGTTGTTATGGACCTGCACGCCAAGCAACTTGGTATTGCCGAATGCAGATACGAGGATGTGGAAAAAAAGCTTTGGCCAGCTCCTGTTGAAAAAATTTGGGGAATCGGGAGCAGAATGAAACGTAATTTGAACCGAATGGGAATTGTTAATCTTGGACAGATCGCTAATTTTAACCTGAAATATTTGAAAAAGCATTTTGGAGTTATGGGAGAACAATTGTATTGGCATGCCTGGGGAATTGATTTAAGCCCCGTTTTCGGTGATTTTACTAAAACGAAGCAAAAAGGATTTGGCCACGGCATATCGTTGTTACGGGATTATAGTGAAGAAGATATCTCTGTTTGTATTCTGGACCTCTGTGAAGAAGTTTGCCGGAGGGCTCGTTCTTTCAATAAAGTAGGGAAAACAATTCACTTAGGAATATCTTATTCAAAGGAAACTAGAGGGGGATTTTCTCGATCACAGTCAATTCACCTGCCAACAAATGTGACAAAGGATATTTATCAGATTTGTATGCATTTATTCCAAAAGTTCTATGATGGGGAAAGCAAAATCAGACATGTATATGTAACATTAGATAATCTATTCGATAAAGAGAAAATACAATTGGACTTATTCGAGGATCGTGCTAAGAAAAACGATGTCGGGTATGTGATGGACGCAATTCGTAGTAAATATGGATCCACTTCTATATTACGTGCATCCAGTTATACAGATGCGGGAATTACGATAGATAGAAGTAAAAAGATTGGTGGCCATTATAAATAG
- a CDS encoding DUF350 domain-containing protein: protein MGPYVATIVYFIISIIIVLTGLVLFENMTRKYKDMEEVKKGNMAVALSIIGKIIGICIILSFAIYNSNVIYETIIWGAFGVVLQMIAYWLFDLFTRNFSVEEQLHKNNVAVGIMSLGVSIGLAFVIGASIT, encoded by the coding sequence ATGGGACCATATGTAGCTACGATTGTTTACTTTATTATTTCGATCATTATTGTGTTAACCGGTTTGGTTCTTTTTGAGAATATGACCCGAAAATATAAGGATATGGAAGAAGTCAAAAAGGGTAATATGGCGGTTGCGTTATCAATTATTGGAAAGATAATCGGAATTTGTATTATCTTATCCTTCGCCATCTACAATAGCAATGTTATTTATGAAACAATCATTTGGGGTGCTTTTGGCGTGGTTTTACAAATGATTGCTTATTGGCTGTTTGATTTATTTACAAGGAATTTTTCTGTTGAAGAGCAGTTACATAAAAATAATGTTGCGGTTGGCATTATGTCATTGGGAGTATCAATTGGGCTTGCATTCGTTATCGGTGCATCGATTACGTAA
- a CDS encoding PspA/IM30 family protein, translating to MFKFFKRMSTVVSSELNSMLDKAEDPVKMLDQFMRDMAEDIREVETAVAKQIANEKKLKRKLDDANAMVEKRQKQAEQAIEAGNEDLARRALQDKNDHEATVTTLQESWERAKTDSEALRTKLDEMKKEYQEMELKKDSLKARAESAKTRTKINRTMSSIGNDESKQGFERMEEKVMQFEAEAETSEDLSKESRTLDDEFEELNKKNDVDDELAALKEKMGKK from the coding sequence ATGTTCAAATTTTTTAAACGGATGTCAACGGTAGTAAGCTCGGAGTTAAATTCCATGTTGGATAAAGCGGAAGATCCAGTGAAAATGCTTGATCAATTCATGCGTGATATGGCTGAGGATATTCGTGAGGTGGAAACTGCTGTTGCCAAACAAATCGCCAATGAAAAAAAGCTGAAACGCAAGCTGGATGATGCTAATGCTATGGTGGAAAAAAGACAGAAACAAGCTGAGCAGGCAATTGAAGCAGGGAATGAAGATTTGGCGCGCCGTGCATTACAGGATAAGAATGATCATGAAGCAACCGTAACAACCTTACAGGAGTCATGGGAACGGGCCAAAACCGATTCTGAAGCACTGCGAACCAAATTAGATGAAATGAAAAAAGAATATCAGGAAATGGAGCTTAAAAAGGATTCCTTAAAAGCGCGTGCTGAATCCGCAAAAACAAGAACTAAAATTAATCGTACAATGTCATCCATCGGCAACGATGAATCCAAACAAGGGTTTGAACGGATGGAAGAAAAAGTAATGCAGTTTGAAGCAGAAGCAGAAACAAGTGAGGATTTATCCAAAGAAAGCCGTACATTGGATGACGAGTTTGAGGAATTAAATAAGAAGAATGATGTGGATGATGAATTAGCAGCGTTAAAGGAAAAAATGGGTAAAAAGTAA
- a CDS encoding helix-turn-helix transcriptional regulator, which produces MRADRLITIILLLQNNGKLTTKALAKELDVTERTIHRDMEALSRTGIPVFAERGRHGGWSILESYRTNLTGLKESEIRTLFVSPSTQLLDDLGMTHTSEEARNKLIASLPANYRKNAKDVWNRIHVDMSTWRKQKEKIMSFEVLKDAIWKENKLKIEYQRADGKTNERVVRPLGLVAKGSRWYFIASKENDEKRNYRASRILSAIPIEETFERPKGFNLAQYWESSTKAFIENLPKYEVRVKVMPSILTRLKYSGQFVQIVEVENKTQGDWISVKLSFDTEDEAKSHILGFADQIKVIEPKELHDKILKMAESLVAFYKDGK; this is translated from the coding sequence ATGCGGGCAGACAGACTTATTACCATAATATTGTTGCTACAAAATAATGGAAAATTAACAACGAAGGCATTGGCGAAGGAGCTGGATGTGACAGAGCGTACAATCCATCGGGATATGGAAGCCTTGAGCAGAACCGGCATTCCGGTTTTTGCAGAGCGCGGGAGACACGGAGGCTGGTCAATACTTGAGAGCTATCGTACAAATTTAACAGGACTAAAAGAATCTGAAATTCGTACGCTATTCGTTTCTCCTTCTACGCAATTGCTTGATGATCTGGGCATGACTCATACATCCGAGGAAGCAAGGAATAAACTGATTGCTTCGCTCCCTGCAAATTACCGTAAAAACGCTAAAGACGTCTGGAATCGTATTCATGTAGACATGAGTACATGGCGTAAACAGAAAGAAAAGATAATGTCTTTTGAAGTCCTTAAAGACGCCATATGGAAAGAAAATAAATTAAAAATTGAATATCAGCGGGCAGATGGAAAAACGAATGAACGTGTTGTAAGACCACTTGGACTTGTAGCCAAGGGAAGTCGTTGGTACTTCATTGCTTCCAAAGAGAACGATGAAAAACGAAATTACCGGGCATCACGTATTTTATCAGCAATACCTATAGAAGAAACATTTGAAAGACCTAAAGGCTTCAATCTTGCTCAGTATTGGGAATCATCAACAAAGGCTTTTATTGAGAATTTACCTAAATACGAAGTGCGGGTAAAGGTTATGCCTTCTATCTTGACGCGGCTAAAATACTCGGGTCAATTTGTTCAAATTGTTGAGGTTGAAAATAAAACTCAAGGTGATTGGATATCAGTTAAGCTTTCTTTTGATACCGAAGACGAGGCAAAGAGCCATATATTGGGATTTGCTGATCAAATAAAGGTGATTGAACCAAAAGAATTACACGATAAGATTCTTAAAATGGCTGAAAGCCTTGTAGCATTTTATAAGGATGGAAAGTGA
- the tnpA gene encoding IS200/IS605 family transposase has product MKDKNSLAHTQWRCKYHLVFAPKYRRQIIYGKYKKSIGEIIRELCKRKNVEIHEANACKDHIHMLVSIPPKLGVSQFMGYLKGKSSLMIFDRHANLKYRYGNRKFWCRGFFVDTVGRNRNQIQEYIRNQLREDYMSDQLTLFEEYDPFTGKKNKKK; this is encoded by the coding sequence ATGAAGGACAAGAATAGTTTAGCACATACCCAGTGGAGATGTAAGTATCATCTTGTTTTTGCACCAAAATATAGAAGGCAAATTATATATGGAAAATATAAAAAGAGTATAGGAGAAATAATAAGGGAGCTTTGCAAAAGAAAAAATGTTGAAATCCATGAAGCAAACGCATGCAAAGATCACATTCATATGTTAGTCAGTATACCACCAAAGCTAGGTGTGTCCCAATTTATGGGATATTTAAAAGGGAAAAGTAGTTTAATGATTTTTGACCGTCACGCCAATTTAAAATATAGATATGGTAACCGAAAATTCTGGTGCCGAGGCTTCTTTGTAGATACGGTGGGACGGAATAGAAATCAAATTCAAGAATATATACGGAATCAGCTCAGAGAAGACTATATGAGCGATCAGTTAACTTTATTTGAGGAATACGACCCTTTCACGGGGAAGAAAAATAAAAAGAAATAA
- a CDS encoding NUDIX hydrolase — protein MEPKWLEWAKQLQSIAQAGLTYSKDVYDLERFELIRNMSVEILSQQTDMDKTVIKNLFANETGYATPKVDIRSVVFKDNKLLMVRENADGDWSLPGGWGDIGLTPSEVAINEVKEESGFDVKATKVIGVLDKKCHPHPPSPYHVYKIFIQCEIIGGQPKKGIETSAVEFFSENELPPLSIARNTESQIQLAFKHLHNPQETVYFD, from the coding sequence ATGGAACCTAAATGGCTTGAGTGGGCAAAACAACTTCAATCCATTGCACAGGCAGGACTAACTTACTCGAAAGATGTATACGACTTGGAAAGATTTGAATTGATAAGAAATATGAGCGTTGAAATATTGTCACAACAAACAGATATGGACAAAACAGTAATAAAAAATTTGTTTGCTAATGAAACGGGTTATGCCACTCCAAAAGTTGATATTAGGTCTGTTGTATTTAAGGATAATAAGCTTTTAATGGTTAGGGAAAATGCTGACGGGGATTGGTCATTACCTGGCGGATGGGGTGATATAGGATTAACCCCAAGTGAAGTTGCGATCAATGAAGTAAAAGAAGAATCAGGGTTTGATGTTAAAGCAACAAAAGTGATAGGTGTACTTGATAAGAAATGCCACCCACATCCTCCTTCTCCGTATCACGTTTATAAAATATTTATTCAATGTGAAATCATCGGTGGTCAACCAAAAAAAGGAATCGAAACAAGTGCAGTTGAGTTTTTTAGTGAAAATGAACTTCCACCATTATCGATAGCTAGAAATACCGAATCACAAATTCAACTGGCTTTTAAACATTTACATAATCCACAAGAAACTGTCTATTTTGATTGA
- a CDS encoding SDR family oxidoreductase: MKSLKGQIALVAGGTRGAGRGIAMELGAAGATVYITGRTTRNELSEYGRPETIEETAELVNDLGGVGIAVQVDHLVPEQVQTLIERIEKEYGKLDILVNDIWGGEYLVDWNNASVWEHSLEKGLRMLRLAIDTHLVTSHYALPLLIKNEGGLVIEMTDGTKEYNSKNYRSPMFYDLAKSSVIRIAEGLARELEHHHCTAVSLTPGWMRSEIMLDHYGVKEENWRDATKKEPHFVISETPRYVGRAVAALAGDPKVSRWNGQSLSSGNLAQVYGFTDLDGSKPDCWRYLVEVQEADKPANAEGYR, encoded by the coding sequence ATGAAGTCTTTAAAAGGTCAAATCGCTTTAGTGGCTGGTGGAACAAGGGGTGCAGGACGTGGTATTGCAATGGAGTTAGGGGCTGCAGGAGCTACTGTCTATATCACTGGTCGTACTACACGAAATGAGCTTTCTGAATACGGGAGGCCTGAAACGATTGAAGAAACAGCAGAATTAGTGAATGATTTAGGTGGAGTCGGAATTGCTGTTCAAGTTGACCATCTGGTACCTGAACAAGTGCAGACCTTGATTGAAAGAATTGAGAAAGAATACGGGAAATTAGATATACTTGTAAATGATATTTGGGGCGGTGAATATCTCGTTGACTGGAATAATGCGAGTGTATGGGAGCATTCGCTCGAAAAAGGCTTAAGGATGCTTCGTTTAGCTATCGATACTCATTTGGTTACGAGCCACTATGCATTGCCGTTGCTCATCAAAAACGAAGGGGGACTTGTCATTGAAATGACCGATGGTACGAAAGAGTATAATAGTAAGAACTATCGATCACCAATGTTTTATGATCTAGCGAAAAGTTCAGTCATCCGTATAGCGGAAGGGCTCGCTCGCGAATTAGAACATCATCATTGCACAGCGGTCTCCTTAACCCCAGGCTGGATGCGATCCGAAATTATGCTCGATCATTATGGTGTCAAGGAAGAAAACTGGCGTGACGCTACTAAGAAGGAACCTCATTTCGTTATCTCAGAAACGCCACGTTATGTGGGACGTGCTGTGGCTGCTCTTGCTGGAGACCCAAAAGTATCACGTTGGAACGGCCAATCTCTGTCAAGCGGAAATCTTGCACAAGTTTATGGTTTCACTGATCTTGATGGTTCTAAGCCTGATTGTTGGAGGTATTTAGTTGAAGTTCAGGAGGCTGATAAACCTGCCAATGCAGAGGGTTATAGATAG
- a CDS encoding DUF2187 family protein, protein MFKPDRNKAKTGEIIEFEQDSILVKGKVLPSNTTNSIVVDISAMKDYDKLNHGYSNMVVSHKNYRVVDVG, encoded by the coding sequence ATGTTTAAACCAGATCGAAATAAGGCCAAGACTGGAGAAATTATCGAGTTTGAACAGGATAGTATCTTAGTGAAAGGCAAAGTTTTGCCATCAAATACAACAAACAGTATTGTGGTTGATATATCGGCGATGAAAGATTATGATAAACTGAATCATGGCTATTCCAATATGGTTGTCTCCCACAAAAATTACAGGGTAGTTGATGTGGGTTAG
- a CDS encoding DUF3231 family protein, which translates to MEHQPKLTASEISNLWTSYQNDSMAICGIKYFLANIEDPDIRSVLEYALDISKQHVQHVTDVFQSENYPVPVGFTEHDVNVEAPRLFSDVMYLSYILSMGEFGLSSYGLALSLSSRNDIIDYYSDCLSETVKLHNWAKSMAKEKGIYVRAPQIPTPEQVDFVKDTSFLSGGLFGDPRPLLGVEIGSLIYNAKRNALGQALITGFSQVAKNKNVRQYMERGREISGKHVEIFNSLLHKNYLSGVTPLTPEVTDSTVSPFSDKLMMYHISALVSSGMGQYGISMSTSPRRDLGVDYARLMAEIAQYTNDGAKMMIHYGWMEQPPEAADRQELAKKK; encoded by the coding sequence ATGGAACATCAACCAAAATTAACAGCATCGGAAATCTCTAATCTTTGGACATCTTATCAAAATGATTCAATGGCGATTTGTGGAATTAAATATTTTCTGGCCAATATTGAAGACCCGGATATTCGCTCCGTTTTAGAATATGCCCTAGATATTTCCAAACAGCATGTTCAGCATGTAACAGATGTTTTTCAATCGGAAAATTATCCGGTTCCGGTAGGATTTACTGAACATGATGTCAATGTTGAAGCTCCGCGTCTTTTTTCAGATGTAATGTATTTATCTTATATCCTCAGTATGGGGGAATTTGGGCTTAGCTCATATGGTTTGGCTTTATCCCTGTCGTCTCGGAATGACATTATTGATTATTATTCCGATTGTCTATCTGAAACAGTAAAGTTACATAATTGGGCTAAAAGCATGGCCAAAGAAAAAGGGATTTATGTTCGTGCGCCTCAAATTCCAACGCCTGAACAAGTGGATTTTGTTAAAGATACAAGCTTTTTATCCGGTGGATTATTTGGTGATCCTCGGCCATTACTGGGCGTTGAAATCGGCAGCCTTATTTATAATGCCAAGCGAAATGCACTTGGCCAAGCGCTCATCACGGGTTTTAGTCAAGTCGCAAAAAATAAGAACGTTCGTCAATATATGGAAAGAGGAAGAGAGATATCAGGTAAACATGTAGAAATATTTAATTCATTACTGCATAAAAATTACCTTTCAGGTGTGACCCCTTTAACCCCCGAGGTCACTGATTCAACCGTATCCCCTTTTTCTGATAAGCTTATGATGTATCATATTTCAGCATTGGTTTCCTCAGGAATGGGACAATACGGCATATCAATGTCCACCAGTCCACGTCGGGATTTAGGTGTCGATTATGCTCGTTTAATGGCTGAAATTGCCCAATATACTAATGATGGGGCGAAAATGATGATTCATTACGGTTGGATGGAACAACCGCCCGAGGCTGCTGATCGTCAGGAATTAGCAAAAAAGAAGTAG
- a CDS encoding type II toxin-antitoxin system RelE/ParE family toxin, with protein MTEDNRKFSVYFTEEFNKCLDQIQAFFSGQGEDVLEWWFSKEDNMIDEIDRLLSSFPYAGKMVEQGPFKGFRCLTYGKSRHRMLNYLIFYAVYENDCEIDVINILPARSKRKRKK; from the coding sequence ATGACAGAAGATAACCGGAAGTTTTCAGTTTATTTTACGGAAGAGTTTAATAAATGCTTGGATCAAATCCAAGCATTTTTTTCCGGGCAAGGGGAAGATGTGCTTGAATGGTGGTTTTCTAAGGAAGATAACATGATTGATGAAATCGATCGGCTGTTATCTTCATTTCCATATGCCGGAAAGATGGTCGAGCAGGGGCCTTTTAAAGGTTTCCGTTGCCTTACATACGGAAAAAGCCGTCATCGAATGTTAAATTATTTGATTTTTTATGCAGTTTACGAAAATGATTGCGAGATTGATGTCATTAATATTTTACCCGCACGTTCAAAGCGGAAGCGAAAAAAATAA
- a CDS encoding polyamine aminopropyltransferase produces MNEAAVRQSKIIYWSSGIVSICGIIFEVLFGALGSYILGDGVKQYTLTISLFLTGMGIGASLSEKFMKNLIITFVWIEFGVAIIGGFSSFTMFGITAFAPAGTDALYIYIITLVIGALTGVELPILIRKANEIGVTLNKSTARVLFSDYAGGLIGGLLFVFFFRPYFGMVKTAFLVGCINLTVALIVLWLFRHEIRRFALHAVIGVCIGILLLAGLFFGEAMAFSFEQKLYQDPIVHMEQSKYQKIILTKDGEDVRLYLDGSLQFSTIDEHRYHEVLVHPTMASAENPENILILGGGDGIAAKEVLKYDEVKEITLVDLDPAVVELARSNRLLLEANGSSLKNDKVHVKNKDAFQFLENTNEWYDVIIVDLPDPNNESLNKLYTKEFYSLVRNHLKPGGAAMIQATSPVFATKVYWTISKTVAATGLSIENLHVAVPSFGNWGFVMASRDPINLGEMEISVPTKFLTDDMLPALTTFGKDEDKKIVGENGELANLKPNTLIDPHLIQIYEKAWKNY; encoded by the coding sequence TTGAATGAAGCAGCAGTAAGACAAAGCAAAATTATTTATTGGTCATCCGGAATTGTATCGATTTGCGGCATTATTTTCGAAGTTTTATTTGGCGCATTGGGGTCGTATATTTTAGGAGATGGTGTAAAGCAATACACACTAACAATTTCTCTTTTTCTGACTGGTATGGGAATTGGGGCCAGTTTAAGTGAAAAGTTTATGAAAAATTTAATCATCACCTTTGTATGGATTGAGTTTGGTGTGGCAATAATTGGCGGGTTCTCTAGTTTTACGATGTTTGGGATCACAGCCTTTGCACCAGCGGGAACAGATGCATTATATATATATATCATCACACTAGTAATTGGTGCGTTAACAGGGGTTGAGTTGCCGATTCTTATCCGTAAAGCAAATGAAATCGGTGTTACATTAAATAAAAGTACTGCCAGGGTGTTATTTTCTGATTATGCCGGTGGGCTAATTGGTGGATTGCTGTTCGTCTTCTTCTTCCGCCCTTATTTTGGCATGGTAAAAACCGCATTTTTAGTTGGGTGTATCAATTTAACGGTAGCGTTAATTGTTTTATGGCTGTTTCGTCATGAAATCCGTCGTTTTGCACTACATGCTGTCATTGGTGTATGCATCGGGATCTTACTGCTGGCCGGGTTATTTTTTGGAGAGGCAATGGCATTCAGTTTTGAACAGAAGCTTTACCAGGACCCTATTGTGCATATGGAACAAAGCAAATACCAAAAAATTATTTTAACCAAAGATGGTGAAGACGTAAGACTGTATTTAGATGGATCCTTACAGTTCAGTACAATAGATGAGCACCGTTATCATGAAGTGCTTGTCCATCCTACCATGGCTTCTGCTGAAAACCCTGAAAATATCCTGATACTGGGCGGTGGTGACGGAATCGCCGCTAAGGAGGTCCTCAAGTATGACGAAGTGAAAGAGATTACGCTTGTGGATTTGGATCCGGCTGTTGTTGAGTTAGCCCGTTCCAACCGACTTTTACTGGAGGCAAATGGGAGCTCATTAAAAAATGATAAGGTACATGTTAAAAACAAAGATGCTTTTCAGTTTTTGGAAAATACAAATGAGTGGTATGATGTCATAATTGTTGATTTACCCGATCCAAATAATGAAAGCCTGAACAAGCTTTATACCAAGGAATTCTATTCATTGGTTCGGAATCATTTAAAACCTGGTGGAGCTGCCATGATCCAAGCGACGAGCCCAGTCTTTGCCACAAAGGTTTACTGGACCATTTCAAAAACTGTTGCAGCAACTGGATTATCTATTGAAAATCTTCATGTGGCAGTTCCGAGTTTCGGTAACTGGGGATTCGTGATGGCAAGTCGTGACCCGATTAATCTTGGTGAAATGGAAATATCAGTTCCAACAAAATTTTTAACGGATGATATGCTTCCGGCTCTAACCACTTTCGGCAAGGATGAGGACAAGAAAATAGTAGGAGAAAATGGTGAGTTGGCCAATTTAAAACCGAACACGTTGATTGATCCACATTTGATTCAGATTTATGAGAAGGCTTGGAAAAACTATTGA
- a CDS encoding DUF4247 domain-containing protein: MRKWMLPIVLLSLLFLLASCSLRGMQGAPFTAENIPDEPPKDEITAAIKQSANNEIDDIIEANFPEVYTVEGDNSNAEIFATTQFGLTELSSVLSGAIEPEEISDVKDNQQILIYPDDFITLRESEEDQDVLLIEVASDEFVRRNYSPNFLSTFFAISLLGNMLDTDDWGSRRQGDYKGMGSLNVPRRGITTFRGGGPGAGK; the protein is encoded by the coding sequence GTGAGAAAATGGATGCTGCCGATTGTATTATTATCCCTTCTATTTTTATTAGCTTCATGTTCTTTAAGAGGAATGCAAGGAGCCCCTTTTACAGCAGAAAATATTCCGGATGAACCTCCTAAAGACGAAATTACAGCTGCTATTAAACAGTCTGCAAACAATGAAATAGACGATATAATTGAAGCTAATTTTCCGGAGGTATATACGGTAGAGGGGGATAACAGTAACGCGGAAATCTTTGCAACAACACAATTTGGTCTTACGGAGCTTAGTTCTGTCCTATCTGGAGCAATCGAACCAGAGGAGATAAGCGATGTAAAGGATAATCAGCAAATTTTAATTTATCCGGATGATTTTATTACATTGCGGGAAAGTGAAGAAGACCAGGATGTTCTGCTGATTGAAGTTGCCAGTGATGAGTTTGTAAGACGAAATTATTCACCGAACTTTTTAAGTACGTTTTTTGCTATCAGTTTATTAGGTAATATGTTGGATACGGACGATTGGGGCAGTCGGCGTCAAGGTGATTACAAGGGTATGGGGAGTTTGAATGTACCCCGTCGTGGAATCACAACGTTCCGAGGTGGCGGCCCGGGAGCAGGTAAATAA
- the speD gene encoding adenosylmethionine decarboxylase, translated as MEIMGRQVIAELWDCNIDILNDISLLERIFVDAAIKAGATVRKALFHQFAPHGVSGVVIISESHLTIHSFPEHGYASIDVYTCGAKLDPTIAVEYIVYALESKSNEIKEIPRGMGPVRPHPIKEY; from the coding sequence ATGGAAATTATGGGGAGACAAGTAATTGCGGAACTATGGGATTGTAACATAGATATATTAAATGATATAAGTTTATTAGAGCGCATTTTTGTTGATGCGGCAATAAAGGCTGGTGCAACGGTGCGCAAGGCACTATTTCATCAATTTGCACCACATGGAGTAAGTGGAGTTGTCATTATTTCAGAATCCCATTTAACCATCCATAGTTTTCCGGAGCATGGCTATGCTAGTATTGATGTATATACGTGCGGGGCAAAATTAGACCCGACTATTGCTGTTGAATATATTGTTTACGCCCTGGAGTCCAAATCGAATGAGATAAAAGAAATTCCCCGGGGTATGGGACCGGTTAGACCACATCCAATCAAAGAGTATTAA